One genomic window of Cupriavidus sp. P-10 includes the following:
- a CDS encoding 3'-5' exonuclease yields MQTVAVLDFETTGLSPSLGDRATEIAVILLRDGEIVDRYQSLMNAGRRIPPQVVSLTGITNDMIADAPAASKVMGEAARFVGRHPVVAHNAGFDRRFWQAELGLLDIAANQHFACTMLTSRRIYPHAQNHRLSTLVDMLKLPKSGRAHRAMADAEMTGHLWHRLRHDIARTYGVRQVDYALIARVQATSRAKVPTFLRSLGE; encoded by the coding sequence ATGCAGACGGTCGCGGTTCTGGATTTTGAAACGACGGGATTGTCGCCAAGCCTCGGTGACCGAGCCACGGAAATCGCTGTCATTTTGCTGCGTGACGGCGAGATTGTCGACCGTTATCAAAGCTTGATGAACGCTGGAAGGCGTATCCCCCCGCAGGTAGTAAGCCTCACCGGAATCACCAATGACATGATTGCAGATGCGCCTGCCGCATCGAAGGTCATGGGTGAAGCGGCCCGGTTTGTCGGCAGGCATCCGGTGGTAGCCCACAATGCCGGATTTGACCGAAGGTTTTGGCAAGCCGAGCTTGGGCTTCTGGACATCGCAGCCAATCAGCACTTCGCGTGTACGATGCTCACCTCCAGGCGTATATACCCACACGCTCAAAATCACAGGCTATCCACACTCGTCGATATGCTGAAATTGCCCAAAAGCGGGCGCGCGCACAGAGCGATGGCCGACGCTGAAATGACCGGTCATTTGTGGCATCGACTGCGACACGATATCGCTCGGACGTACGGAGTGAGGCAGGTCGATTACGCGCTCATCGCCCGTGTTCAAGCCACCAGCCGGGCGAAAGTACCGACGTTCCTTCGTTCGCTGGGCGAGTAA
- a CDS encoding H-NS histone family protein: MATYKELMAQKRALEAHLEEVRAQEVAGVIEKIQTLMAEYDLTVEDITKRRRGRPAGNGASKPKSELPPKYRDPKTGKTWSGRGRAPAWLGKNPNRFLVAEEA; the protein is encoded by the coding sequence ATGGCTACATACAAAGAGTTGATGGCCCAGAAGCGGGCGCTCGAAGCTCACCTGGAAGAAGTGCGTGCCCAGGAAGTAGCAGGTGTCATCGAGAAGATCCAGACTTTGATGGCAGAGTACGACCTGACCGTCGAGGACATTACCAAGCGCAGGCGCGGACGCCCGGCGGGCAACGGTGCAAGCAAGCCGAAGTCCGAGCTGCCTCCGAAGTATCGTGACCCCAAGACCGGAAAAACCTGGTCGGGGAGGGGCCGTGCGCCTGCCTGGCTGGGTAAGAACCCGAACCGGTTTCTGGTTGCAGAAGAAGCTTGA